AGGACAATCCTCACTCCGGGAGTGGTGCGGTTCAGGTTATAAACTGTTAGAGCCTCTTCATAGGTGGCTCCTCCAATTATAAACACAATGATATCCTGATGTCTGTCTCTGAGTGTGCTGGGGCCTAGATAAGGATACAGGTTTTCCTTAAGCTTTCCTTTGATGAGATGGTCCAGGTTCTCATGTAAGAAAGGCTGATGCTGAGCATATACATTTTCTACTCCCTTCAATCCTTTGAGGAAATGTTTGGTAATAGCCACAGCGTCTTTGGGGCTGAAGAGGTCACTTCCTCTGACCCGTTTACCACCATATTCAACAACTGTAGACACAAGCTTTCGATACTTCTCAGAAACACCTTTATTCCTAAGGTCCATCATAATCCTGGTAGGCTATTGCTGCTGTGTCGCTCATAATGTAGAGGATAAAGCATCACCAGGCTGCACGCATCAAACTCTGTCACTTTGGGGTTCTGTAGGAGCCTCTTTACATTCTGGAGAGCACTAGAATGGTCATTTTGACAGGCCAGTTCTTGCTCAACCTCCAAAACCTCCAGCAGATTCCACTCACTGACCAACTGAGACAGCTCTCCAACCACTGTCATGTGCTTTGATACAGTCCCAGACATCTTCTTGAATTGTGGGTAATTCTCAACAAAGGCCTTCATGTCTGCTATTGATTCTAGTTTTTGCTgttcttttggtttcttcttctGAAAGTCTTCCATGAGATTCTTTATGTTGCAACCAATCTCAGCAAAGTTCAGGTACATATTGTTAGTGTAGAATTCATCATTTTCAGCAGATAGGACCACCTCTCTCATGTCTTTACTGATCCCTGGCACTCTGGAAAGATCAATCCGATTGTTGTTTATGCCCAGTAGTTCATGGACCATGGCCTGATATGTCCACTGGTTTAGCAATGGGGTGATGGCATCATCGCAGCGATCTAAAATAAGTAGCAAGGGAGGAACCTCAGTCTGCCGGAATTCAAACAGTTCATATTCTTTAGTTATCATTTGCTTAACATTCTGCAAGTCTCTTTGCTGCCTCTGATGAAAGCTGGTAATGAATCATGGGACATTTATTCAGAGATAAAAGGAGAGCTGTCAGTCCTTGAGTTGCTCTGGATAGTTGGACTGGATCCCAATTTCGACCCTGGCAGCAACCCAGAATATTGAGGGAAAACAAATGTGGATTCACAGCAATGTAATCACCATAAAATTCCTGAACCTCAGCCACAACTTCCTGTTCATCAGGTTCAGCTAATGACTTCACATTACTCTTGCTGATCAcattactgaaataaataaaatatatactgtatttgGGTCTTCAGAGCTCCTGAATCAGATAATCCACACTCTCCTGCTAGTGTGGgatggtctcctgcagaggcagagggtggctgtggctcaccgtgggggcaaggacactggcagcctgataaatcttaaaaatgttttttaaagactaattaaaaaaaatgttttaaaattaaaatgggtCCAAAAATGTTATCCTCATTCACTCACTAGTTTAACGACATTAACTAGTCTATATTGTATATCCCAATACATTAAACAATAAAGATTGTTTTAGCATTGTTATTGTCTTTTAATTGTAAAAACCATATCTCTGGTTTTTGCTATATGTATCACTATGTATTGTAAAGCTTAGCAGATCCTCATGTCAACAGCCAGGAAAACTATCCCTAGCATAGGAGATAGTTGTAGCAGGTGCGAAACATCTTATAGAggactttgtttttcatttcataaaacattatttgattaaaaatttgccttttctgtgtACACTGGAATGCTTTATTCCCTATGCATTTTACAGAGTTACaatctctcattttaaatattaccccaaaagtaatttcagaaaaaaaaaacgttttttGAAACTAAACTTGACTTTTAAATAATCATATGGACAAACAACTCTCAAACAAAATTGGATTAATAATATTTCTTGCCTGCTTAACTACATGACAGATTTCTTGTCCCAGTCCCCTTTCTCAAAAGAAACATCATGTGGAAACTAAGCTAGAGAAAAGATTCTTCCCTAAGGCAgttaagggaaagggaagggccaGAAATTTCTTTGGCAAACAATTATATGCATAGCCATTTGTGTGTAACTGTTTTGCTTCAAGTACAGTACACTCTTTGGAGGGAAGGCGAGATGTTGTTCAGAGTGGGAGTGGTACTCTCCAACCAGCTGAAGTGCAGGAAGTTATCTACAGCCTCTTCCTCATGCTTGTGGCTGCATCCTGGAATCAACTCTGCCAACCCTATGAGTGCAATACCAGGTTAAAAGCCAATGCTAGTTTGGCTGAGATGGTCTCTTCCACTGCAAAACAATGGATAAGATGGGACTGAGAAACAACCACTACATGATGACATTCAATAAAAAAGGTTTAGGGGAGATAAAAAAAGGATTTCAAAGACAGGGACAGATAGGCTGGTGAAAAACAAATCACATTTTTGCTAAGAAAATTAGATAAAGGAGAGTGACAGAATGGTGATAGCTTGTTCCTCAGAGGAGCTCTGCATGATCTCTTTTTGCTGAAATAGAGGCCAAAggttaattaattatattaatgctCTTTGTTTTCTCAGCTTAAACAAACTAAGGTGCATGGGTACCTTCAAAACAATACATGATAGGAGGAAATGGATCCACAAATGACAAAATAGCTATGTTTACTCTGATAACTAGCTCATTCACTAGTCTAACATTGGTCTGTTGTTATGTACAACCCAATAAACTGGCCAATGAAAGGATCGCTTTAGCATTACAGAGACATAATCTAGGTATAACTTTGAGGGTTTCCATAAATTAATCAGATTATTATCCTTAAGCATTCATGCATTGATATTATCAGGCATAAAAGAACTTGGTTCAAGCCAGGGGACTTGAACCACCCATGACTAGCCACACTGGCACTATACCTCTTTAGCATACTCATCCTTGTGGCCATCAGATGCTTCATTGCTATGACATTgctaaatatgtaaagaactatGGAATGGTTTGTTGGCTGGTAAAAATACCTGTGGTCTAGTTGCTATTTTACTAGTTATGCAATGTGACATATCTACTGTAGGTTTCTAAGAGACTTGAATCCACAAATATATTCCTCCTGACTCTGCTTCCACATTGCACAGAAGGACACAGGTAAGACAGATTGTCGTATCTCAGAAACAAAGAGGTGGATAActctgaatacattttcttcacaCCATAGTTTAGGGCAAAggattgaagaataaaatttatgatttcagaaaaacagtataaagaaaataaatatttgaatgaaagaCAAATTTTTGCTCTAAGATACTATTTTTCCCTCTTAGAgatcaattaatttaaaactgATTGGCTctaagaatgacttttttttaattttgaattttgttttatttttttttatacagcaggttcttattggtcatcaattttatacacatcagtgtatgcttgtcaatcccaatcgcccaattcagcaccaccatccccaccccccccatggctttccccccttggtgtccatatatttgttctctacacctgtgtctcaacctctgccctgcaaaccggttcatttgtatcatttttctagattccacatacatgcgttaatatatgatatttgtttttctctttctgacttacttcactctgtatgacagtctctagatccattcatttctcaaaaaatgactcaatttcattcctttttatggctgagtaatattccattgtatatatgtaccacctcttctttatccattcatctgtcgatgggcatttaggttgcttccatgacctggctattgtaaacagtgctgcaatgaacattggggtgcatgtgtcttttagaattatggttttctctggatatatgcccagtagtgggattgctggattatatggtaattctatttttagttttttaaggaacctccatactgttctccatagtggctgtatcaatttacattcccaacagtgcaagagggttccgttttctccacaccctctccagcatttgttgtttgcagattttctgatgatgcccattccaactggtgtgaggtgatacctcattgtaggtttgatttgcatgtctctgataattagtgatgttgaacagcttttcatgtgtttcttggccatctgtatgtcttctttggagaaatgtctatttaggtcttctgcccatttttggattgggttgtttgtttctttaatattgagctccatgagctgtttatatattttggagattaatcttttgtctgttgattcatttgcaaatattttctcccattctgagggttgtcttttcgtcttgtttatggtttcctttgctgtgcaaaagctttgaagtttcattaggtcccatttgtttatttttgtttttatttccattactctaggaggtggatgaaaaaagatcttgctgtgatttatgtcaaagagtgttcttcctatgttttcctctaagagttttatagtgtccggtcttacatttaggtctcgagtccattttgagcttatttttgtgtatggtgttagggagtgttctaatttctaaGAATGACTATTGAAGACATACCTTGAGTGCATGAAAGGCTCCATTCAGTGGATAATTTTGTATAATGTTTcattcctccttctttccctgtTATTCTTCAAATTGCTATTAAAAGGTAAGTAATATCATGAAATTTGATGATACACACTGTTAATACTCTTTGCGTAGGGTGAATGAAGGCCTTTTATATAGGAAGGAAATAGTTATGGTTGTATTTTGACCGACATCCACTCATCCTCTATTTACATATCCTTAGTCTCTGGTTTTCTATAATTTCTAGCTTATATtcatagggtttttaaaaaattcatgaaagccctctcattttatttttcatttacatgtTCAGGTATACATAAACTTAAGTAACTAGACCATATGAAGGATTTATTTGAGTTTGGAGTCTGGATTTTGGTAAAGAGAAAGAGTCATGGGGTTCTGTTAAAATGAGTCTGACAAGTCTTGGCCCAAAGTCACTCTGAGGAAGAATATGTCTTCCTTTGAAAGCAAGAGTATAatcaatattttcataaaatattaatatgaagTAGAATATAGTATGTCAAGCCAGTATTAACATTTCATTAAtgaggatttcattttttaaaggctatatAACAAGGACAGATTAATCTCATAACCTGAAAGTTTTTACTtcattattgtttctttatttctggcTAAACTGTACTTTCAAGTGAGTAGACAgaaacatgatattatatattaaGTAACTTCAAGTAAATATCCATGTTATTCTTCAGTGttaagtgatctcttggctaaTAAAAAGGGTAGATGTGATGCTCTCTCTAGTCCTAAGTACAGTGTGCCCCAATGTAGAGGTTTCTTGAGTTACTGTTAGAGAATGATTCCAATTCTTGGCAGCCTAATCCCACACTTCAGTACGGATCCCAACTTCTACATCTGTTCAGATGAGCCATTGGCTAAATGGCTGTGTAGTagtattcaacaatatttatttgtcttctttatggtgaTTTTTAGGACTGGTCATACATAACCCCTTCCTccttcatcctctctctcttttccatgCATATTTTTGAGAGCCCATATGTCTTAGGAATAAAGTTACTGTCTGTTAAGAATTCACAGTCTGCTGGggttgagataaaaataaaaaattctagtaCAATATGATAAGTGTTATGATACCATGAGAACACAGAGGAGAAACACCTTATCTAGTTTATGGGGATTAGGGGAGGCAATTTAAAGATTATACCTGACACAAATACACAGATATTTGCATATACATGTGTtggcatacattttaaaaaactaggtTATTATCATCTCAGAAATAAGATAGTAATGCCTCAGTGTTGGCTGATATGCCTGTCTCCACCATAGTAAAAGAAACACACTGTCTTAATTGTGGGTTAATATTTGCAAACTACTTGACTTTTCTAGTAGAACGGTGGCACATAATTTTGAGATATTAATGCTTTTCTAATCTCCGCTGTATTTTCAACAGCTGACTTATAGTAAATACCAAAGTAAAACTTTTATAATATGCATGGTAGAGTGGAAAGCATGTCAgactagttttaaaaaaagtaggtGTTAGTCCTATATAGAGGCATTAACTATGTGATTTTGACCAATTTAACTTaattaaacctcagtttcttcattggaAACATGAAGAAGCTTAgcaagatgatttaaaaaaagttttcttctagATTTAAACATCTGacttttattgaaaaaatctggtttatattaacattttgaaatCATTATAATCAGAAGACAATAGATTTTAAGTTCCCACTCCTAGGAAGTGCTTATATTATTGATGTTCTCTCCCTCCCTATAAAATTTGACTTCATCTTACTAGTCACACAGTTCCCATCATACTAGCCAAGACTTGTCAGACTGGTTCTAGTTAGATCATCAGTGACTTCTTTCTTCACCTCAGTCTAGCCTACAAAGTTGCTGATAGAGCCTGGATACACACACTTGATGGCAGACCTCGGTCTCCACAGGACCATTCCTCGCTGGTCAGCAATGTATCGgtgagttttcttctcttttcctttgtcttaagTTAACTTGCTTAAAGTGGCATGAACCACACCAAGGAATGTGTAGATCTCCAATTTATTATTTGCTTAATGTGGAAAAATACTTTTGATATTTAACATGAAATTATGTCAAGAAATAGGTTTCTCTTCTTTCTATACTAGTGTTCCCTGTCCTCTTGTGACCCATCCCAAATGTTTATGTACTTTCAGAAGAGCTCAACAAAAGATAAAGGCACATGGTGTTTAACAACTgtcttttagtttgttttgttttgagaaaaaTAGAATGTGTTTTTAGCTTCGGTTTTATTTGTCTCaagtttattatattatattatatattatattatatttaatactcAAAAttatacatgagaaaaaaatctaaaaccatGAAGATCAAACTTACACTTCTTTCTGTAAGTAAATAgtataaactaaaaaatatatatatatgttttaaaagaacaagaaacaatTTAAGAAGGCAATGTGATTAAATTATTatagttggatttttaaaataaatccagtGATGTACCTGGTCAAAATCAACTTCTCTAATAGAGAAGTCATAATTATTCTGaggttgttttctttaaaagttagaaaCTAAACAGTAACAAGATTTCAGTGTACCAGTTTGggctctgaaaataattttatcttcatgttaaaaattcattttctctgatTGAGATATTCGCATGCtcttttttgttaatttctgttttgagaagaaaacagtttgaaaagtaTAAAGCTTCTAATGGAATCTTAATAGTGAAAAACACTCAGGCTCTGTAGTTGATAGGAAGAAAGTTCTACATAGTCCTCATGAGAAATTTAATACTCTCTATATTTGTTGATGAATCAACTAAGAGCGACAGACATCACAAATTAAATCAGACTTTTCAAGGCTTCCTGCCTTCTGCAAGTACTTCTCTATAATCCATGATGGTTTTGTGCCCTAGCCTTTTTACCTAGATTATCTTTAAGAATATTACTATAGAAAACAGTGcttttatttaaacatataattTCTATCAAACTCAAGATTCTAAATTGATTTCAGGCTTTGTCTATGCTAAATCTGAGTGAGTCTGGAGTTTGTGTAGGGGAGTTATAATTTGGAGGTATTGGAACGAATTTTCCTGAGTATAGTCTCTAATTTGAAGCAAAGATGTTTTCAGTCTTGCTTCAGAGTAGATGGAAGATACCtctcaaggaaaaacaaacaaacaaaaaactccttcCTGATCTAAAACTTGTATACAAAGTGGAGCATATCGATGTTTGAGTCAGCCTAGGAGATGTTCAGTGAATGGGCTAGAGTGAAAAGGGATTAAATTTATTAGCACATTTGCTGGAATAAGTGTACCAACAAGAATGCTTTGAAAAAAGAGGTATATTGAGATATATaggcaatttctttttaaagccatTTGCTCATAACTGGGAAGGCATATCAGAAACAGGTGGAGAGTTTTATCAAATGGCATGTTCCTTCCTCTTTGACCAAAATTTTGATAGCCCCTTCCTCACTCCACCTGTTCTAAATGAAAACCACTATGTTAGAATTTAAAGGTTAGAAGAAAGTTAGACCAGGTAAACATTATTCTTCAGATGCTATCATTTTCTCCAAACTGATATTATACTATCCTTTGAATATGAAGAAATCAacacattaattttataaaaacacataCAACAGAAGGTTAAAGAAGACTTTTTCAGGTATAAGTTTATAGGGAAGAGATTTGAGAAgagaagaatatatttattaaatatatttattattgataGGAATGTCTGCCAACTGTATTCACCAGCAACCACTGACAACCAGCAACCACTGACAGCAGACCAAATTTGTAGACATTAATATCTATACATGTTTAGATAGATGAAGGTAAACTGAGTAATattcaaatgaaacaaaatggacaacTTTAATTTTTACTTCGTAGGGTAAGCATTATCTCTCAACATGTGACCCATGGACCCCCTCCATTAGATTCACTGGGTacttattaaaaacagaaaagtccaGCTCCCATCCAAGAAATTCCCGTGAATCTCTGGTTGAGGCATGGGAATTGTATTAAAAGTTACACAAGGTAATTCTTATTTACTGTACAGTTTGAGAAGAACTGATACAGTACAAAGCCATAAAAAACAGGAACTTGTAAgatagaaagaaattaaagtggaAATGAAATAGGTCAGTTTTTGAAGTggtagctttttgttttatttaaactgGTATAATTATACCTCAATG
This DNA window, taken from Delphinus delphis chromosome 5, mDelDel1.2, whole genome shotgun sequence, encodes the following:
- the LOC132426261 gene encoding LOW QUALITY PROTEIN: vacuolar protein sorting-associated protein 45-like (The sequence of the model RefSeq protein was modified relative to this genomic sequence to represent the inferred CDS: inserted 3 bases in 2 codons; substituted 1 base at 1 genomic stop codon); the protein is MSHCITSKIATRPQESVDYLIQELXRPKYSIYFIYFSNVISKSNVKSLAEPDEQEVVAEVQEFYGDYIAVNPHLFSLNILGCCQGRNWDPVQLSRATQGLTALLLSLNKCPMIHYQLSSEAAKRLAECXKQMITKEYELFEFRQTEVPPLLLILDRCDDAITPLLNQWTYQAMVHELLGINNNRIDLSRVPGISKDMREVVLSAENDEFYTNNMYLNFAEIGCNIKNLMEDFQKKKPKEQQKLESIADMKAFVENYPQFKKMSGTVSKHMTVVGELSQLVSEWNLLEVLEVEQELACQNDHSSALQNVKRLLQNPKVTEFDACSLVMLYPLHYERHSSNSLPGXMMDLRNKGVSEKYRKLVSTVVEYGGKRVRGSDLFSPKDAVAITKHFLKGLKGVENVYAQHQPFLHENLDHLIKGKLKENLYPYLGPSTLRDRHQDIIVFIIGGATYEEALTVYNLNRTTPGVRIVLGGTPVHNTKSFPDEVLASGLHSRSKDSSQVTSRLASRR